A stretch of DNA from Vanacampus margaritifer isolate UIUO_Vmar chromosome 1, RoL_Vmar_1.0, whole genome shotgun sequence:
aaactaactataaaagtactgacattaatctctacttgagtaaaagtacaattacttaaaaataattaaaaatacaactttggtaaaagtacttaaactactcaagtaaaagtataaaaaagtaGAGGCTCCAAAATGTACTTGACGAGTAGAAGTAAAGAGTAGTTTACAGGATGTTTCCTCTTACGTCAATTTGGAAGCTATTAGCCAATGGAGCAAAAATTGCTATACATATAGCGTGTGGCAGAACCAATCACAAGCTGGAACCCGTGCGTAACGCTTCATATGGAGCTAGGAGACATTgatggctgtttttttcttccaggttccatcattttcatgcatttaaaaacacaagaaaCGACCTTGTTTTTagtaaaaaagtacagatatttatgttaaaatgtaaaaagtagtCTAGAAAATCAATACTCAagaaagtacaaagtactgaaaaaaactactcaagtacagttACTTCCCATATCTGACTGTAATTATAGCataaatgtccttcattttagtctttggtaaattaatttaatgcatgagcctttggggatgattttaaatgtgattttaagtatatttattttgatgataACCGGAAtcaggacgtttgaaagtgtgtcacacagaagtgatgtcatctagcagcagccaatagaaaagcaccttcggatgacgtcgctcctaggcgaaaattttgcgtgcttgacttttggctccagtGGCTCGGATCGccagctttttcatttaactcagcagAAATGCAAGGTtaggtaagaaatgcgttactttttcaatttaccatgatatttattaaatattgcacacaaataatacatatttaaaaaaaatctaaaactaaactaaaattaagtatttttaaatgactaaaagtaataaaaaaattgaatagaacagaacagaaccaccttgaagattaattaaaaactaacaacattttaaaaacaaaactcaaaacgaaataaaaactaattaaaatgaaaaatcctaaactataataaccctgatcaTGACAAAAACACAAGTAAAATGCTGTGATTcactgcagatttttttaaaatgttttctttattattgttttacagTTGCATGAATGTGTCGCCATCTTTCTTCAACAGTGTTCAATGTGGGCCAGTACCGCCGAGACGCTACGCGCGCCTACAACAGCTTCGAGTTCTTCAAACCCGACAACGCCGAGGCCATGAAAATCCGAAAGTACGATGGGCTCAACTCCTTGTCCTCTCCCGCCGCATCTTAATCATACTTTGACTTGGTTGTCCGGCAGGGCCTGCGCCATCGCCGCGCTAAAAGACGTGTGCGACTACTTCAACCGTCAGCAGGGCCAAGTGGTGGTGAGTCATCCGGCTGGACTATGTCCAAAATGATTAATATCATCAAATGATCAGAAGTGGGCGCGGCAATGAATTACGAGCGTCTGTCATTCGTtcaatcgtcaacagtcggggcaccctttttttaatgatacCTTATGATACGATATCGATTATCATCGCCGTATGTACTCAATTGAGCTCGACAACAAGGCCAGCTATCAGTATTGGGCAGTGGCGTGCAGTGAGCGCTAGGTTTGGGTGGGctggcagtcgcaaattgagacaccaattacatattttatttttattctttttactTCGAGCAAGGTTCGTACCCATGGCCCCCCCGTCAGCCAGTGTgcagtctgccagccacagtaaacgttgcagtgcactccgcctcccatttgccgcacaacgtaaaacggacaatttcaaacccgcccggaaagaatgtaataaagtgaacatctccctgtaaaacagcttaattcctcacaaaatcaagctagcaatagcaatgccaaacaccatgtcaAGTCAAACAACCAGTTCATCGAAAATCATGAAAATatgtatgaaaatcaccaaatgttgtcacttttaaacctattgGTAGTGTAGACGAGGAAGTtgctattttttacttttttaatgaaGGTGAAAAAGAGTGGCTCGCTTCATATAAGTGGCCGTCCTGTTGGACTGAGAAGGTCCTTTACAGTAGTACTGACTCGGTAATGGATTCAGCGTTTACATTTCTATTAAGAAATGTGCTCACTCCTTCGAGCcagcaaaaattaaaaaaaaataaataaataacctacTTCGCGCTGAGCCAAACGGCATTACGGACTCCAGAGGAAACACTTGAGCTCATTACATAGACGGACGAAAACACACTTTCGGCAATGCTTagtctgtccatttttttcacgTCGTTCATTAACCGTCGACAAAACGGGCGTTCATCATcgtccgtcaatattgacggaatgcccatcAGTGCAAATAATGAATGATGTGTTGATTTCAGGTTTTCGATGCCACAAACACGACGCCAGAGCGCCGAGAGCTCATTCTCGGCTTTGCTAAGGAAAACGGCTACAAGGTTGGTGGCAAAATTGAAAGCTTTCTCTGATGGCAacactagaaaaaaataaatatataataataataataaatggaaaaacatgTCATTTGACCAAGAAAGTTGAATCCAGAAAATGGTCAATGGCTTGATTGAAGGCatttttgcaatgtttttaacTGTTTACATCCACTTGATTCATTCTCCTCATCCGCATTTTCAGCtggagtaattttattttacttttaatttccATCATGATGTCAGTCTCGGTCAGCAGTAGGCAATCACTTTTCTGCCACACATaagtatccattttttttttcttaagagctcagtattattcatttggtaattttaccaatttgacatcatcattgctcttttttttttttttgtatgtgggtgagtatgtgcatgtgcgttgtgtgtgtgtgtgcatgtgtgcgtgcgtgtgagtgtgtactcattagttcacctaaaatctattaaaaatcccatagcgttcccctaaaccgtatacttcagaatccagctagagtcgtgaggttgtcaggagacccgaggaaggatcaaagaaaagaaaggaaagtgaaatccagcaccaaccagacattaCCTTCTACCCACCGgtttaccaaccagagtccttcaccaaccccagaaacatctaaattccaacaaattacgTACCCAAGCATCGgtgccggagaggggccggacagtggagcggagagggcacccgcgcccaccccaccccacctcccgccgcgtggagggacggaacaccaggggcagaaggggagatgggggcaccgggggacgggcgacacccccgaaccccaggcccagcggggaaaggtgCCGGTCGTCAcaccagcgttcttagtgaaagctaaccctgttactaccgctacaccgtgaatgtgaccccacccagtgtatatacaagtgtgtgtgtgtgtggtgcattaaaattgggagcaggtgagatggagcagagggaaatgatatcccccccactccgatccacctgcctcccagtcatgtcagtgagtgtatgtggtgcattaaaaaaaataggggggggcACGGTGGCGCGGCGGGGGCACggatgggggaccgcagcactgctcaatactgcggtctgccccaaccaatggcaacccccccccccgacacacCTGCCCCCCCCCttagttgtgtggtgcattcaaattggaggggagttgtagggcgaagacggtgtctagcaaaagtgtgttatgtgccctatgccACACATAAGTATTCTGTTGCCTATTATTTACTTATGTCAAGAACCCTATAATCTAAATTCATCataattttttgactttttcacctcATGCTTGTTCAGGTTTTCTTTGTGGAGTCCATCTGTGACGATCCAGAGATCATTGCTGAGAATATTAAGGTAGGGCGTGTCTGTTTCAAAACTCCGTTCACTCGAAACCACACCTTTTGACCACTTTTATGTTCGCCCTTTGAAATTAGCAAGTGAAGATAAGCGGTCCCGATTACATCAATTGTGACAAGGATGAGGCTGTTGCCGACTTTCTGAAGAGGATTGAATGTTACAAGTTGACGTACGTGACGCTCGACGATAACAAGGACAGGTAAGTGTCACTCCTTTGCTGTACAAAAAATGTACAAGACTCTTGCATGACAAAATTGACATATACGCCAGCAAGCGGTTGTTTGGGAATGTCACtcttttttaattgtcttgAACAAACGGGTGCTGTTGGCCGTAGCCGACgccaaaaacaagaacaattcGCGAGCGGCGAGCAGTAGTAGCAATGAACACAAACGTAATGTACCTCGTCCACCGCGAGTCCTGCGTCACGTTTACTGACACTCGGACATAAGAGTTCGAAACAGAATGAATgagaaatgtaataataaaaaaaaggagatctATTTATGGAAAGACAGATGTAGCTCTGTGTCTAATGGAAGAGAGGAGGTGTCGGTAAAATGAGAGTTTGTGAAATTTGaaatgccagaaaaaaaatatggccaCATAGCGACCATTTTGTAATGCATTGTGACGATCTAAGGGCTGACTTGAAgtcaatcacaagaaggagtcatgccatatcgcTCCTTCTGCTTGGATTTGGGTCATTTCAGCAAATGGTAGCAATTGGTGCTGGCTTCTCCCAcagcagttttttatttttaggtgtgCTGTCctacacattcattcattcataattttgtcagttttggtcctccatacaccCATACCTACATCCAATTCCACGTAGCACATCTGATATCCAACAAAGCATTTTATCTTCATCATTGCTGCCCACACAAATGTAGCCCAATTAATTCCCCACCGCTCTCCGCAAATGCAGGAACTTGTCCTACATCAAGATCTTCAACGTTGGCAGCAAATACCTCGTGAACCGCGTGCAGGATCACATCCAGAGCAGAATCGTTTACTACCTCATGAACATCCACGTCACGCCGCGCTCCATCTACCTGTGTCGCCACGGCGAGAGCGAGCTCAACCTGGTGGGCCGAATCGGAGGGGACTCCGGCTTGTCGCCTGGCGGCGCCAAGGTGAGAAGCGTTGGGAGCGCCGTCACGTGGTAAGCTCGGACTCATAAACGCCCCGTCGTGGTGTGTCGTCCCCAGTTTGCCAGCGCTTTGGAAGCGTACGTGCGCAAGCAGAGCATCAACGACCTGAAGGTGTGGACCAGCCACATGAAGAGAACCATCCAGACGGCTGAAGATCTGGGGGTGCCGTACGAACAGTGGAAGGCGCTCAATGAGATTGATGCTGTGAGTGCTCATCGTCAGTTGCTAACTTTACAGGGAAACATTTGAatgttaactcgttcactgccattggcggttatagacgtcataaattaatttgaactattcctattagtttaacatttgttcccacttttgttaacaagagtatgaaaacctagatttttttttttgtacatttagaacggatataaaatttgtgattaatcgtgagttaactagtgaagtcatgctattaattacaattaaaatcctgatgcccctaatttttaataatcttttcttctttattttttaaataaataaatgaattgtatttttaaaaaataatattttctttttttttgttaaagataagattattaaaaattagggacatcaggcaattacaatttgtaatcgtaattaatcgcatgacttcactagttagctcacgattaaatcacaaattttatatctgttctaaaacaataaaaacaattctaggttttcataactcttgttaacaaaagtgggaaaaatgttaaactaatagaaatagattaaatacatttttgacgtctatagccgtcaatggcagtgaatgagttaactgcagAGTTTACAAATTGGAAGCAGTGACAAGATGACAGTTTGTGTAGTTATCCATTTCTACCAACATGAACCATTTTTCACATAAGCTGCAATTTGACTTATTTTCCGTCAAGGCATTCTTAAACTTTTGGCCTTAAACTCCGCCCACATGCCAAATTCAAATTCTGCACTCTTTAGTGCCCTCTACCTGTCAAGTATGCGTGGCTAAAATCTGGTAACAATTGGCTCTGTAGGACCctagaaatcccccaaatggccttaaaatggccacttcaaacaaAATGGCTTCCTTTCTGTTCTACAGCACTGTTGGGTTGTGTTTCAGGGCGTATGTGAGGAGATGTCCTACGAGGAAATTCAGGAGAATTATCCGGAAGAATTTGCACTGCGAGACCAAGACAAGTATCGCTACCGCTATCCTAAAGGCGAGGTGAATGTTGTTTTgacgttttgtttttagaagGCCTGttactttttgttcttttttaatttggggCTCATTCCGATATTAACACTTTATTAGTGTAATTCACTTCACTCTGGTTTGATTTGTGTTCAGTAACTAAATCAAATCTATCTTTTAACCAGTCAAAACTACTAAGCTATACTGTTATCATTACCATGTATTTTGACTATGTTTATAAATcactcaaatgtaaaaaaaaaaatattattattattaatcattatAGCAAAAAAGATGGGAAAATTATCTAAAAACATTCAATTCTATCAAATTGACAGTGACAAATGAATTGCACACTTGCCCTAACCCCTCCCCTTTAAACCTTAACCCACAACAAATCTGCCCTTGAACTCAAACCCTGCAATTGTCGGGCAAACAATGTCCGTCCGTTTTCACGCCGGTCGTCAGGTTTGTCTTCTAACAAGCGTCTTGTTCACCAGTCTTACGAGGACCTGGTCCAGCGTCTGGAGCCCGTCATCATGGAGCTGGAGAGGCAGGAGAACGTGCTGGTCATCTGCCACCAGGCCGTCATGAGATGTTTGCTGGCGTACTTCCTGGACAAAAGCTCAGGTGAGAGCGTATAGTGATCATCGTGTGTTGTATTCATCATTCTTTTGCTGGTGCTTTTAATATTTCATATCACGCGTGTCGTGTCTGTCAGATGAACTGCCCTACCTCAAGTGTCCTCTTCACACGGTCCTCAAACTCACCCCAGTTGCATATGGTCAGTCACTTGCAACcatttttcatattcttcttatCAATAATATCATTGTTaccattattgtttttattattgatttttctGACAGTAGCCTACTTGATATGACCAATACTTCATCTCATTTTAACATTCATTGTCATTgatggctaaaaacgtcaaaaattcatttgaactatttctattagttaaaaaaaaaaaaaatcctcttttgttaacaagagtatgaaaagcttgaattgttttattgtacatttagaacagatataaaatgtctggttaatcgggagttaactagtgaagttatgcgaataattacgattaaaattttaatcacctgacgccccaaatttttaataatcttttctttttttaattcactcaCTGCCGGCTATAAACcttttataactattattagtttaacagttttttccacttttgttacaaaaagtatgaaaacctaaaatttttttcattgtacatttagaacggatataaaatttgcgattaatcgcgagttaactagtgaagtcatacgattaattacaattaaacattttaattgcctgtcacccctaattttttataatctttttttaatgaattcatggcagtgaatgagttaatcactcactcaaattttttgcgtGCCTGtaaattttgagaaaaataagGCCACAACACCATTTTCACCAGTTGACATGAAAGTGGCTGGACATGTCCATCATAATAGGACACACTAAGTCCCAAGGACCCATACATGTCGTTAAAcgggaagtcagccattttgttttcatgcagGCATTTTGAGCGAGTTCCAGGGCTCGTACTTTGACAAACTGCTAACTGGGAATTTACCCGAATCAACACCAACCGTAAGCAGGAATCCTCGACAGATTTATGAACACTAAATTACAAAGCTTTTCCGGTTATACCTTTAAACGTGGATGCTGTCAAACTTTGACGATCATTTTGAGGTTTCACCATGAAAAGGGAGTTGTGAGGACCCAATCATTGCTGCTTTCAGCTTTAATTACCAGTGTTAATAAACCAATGTGTGAATCACCATTTTGAGGGCTTCACGGGGTGGATGTTATAATAGATATCGCCATTTGGGGGACCTAGACAGACAGACGAGGGTCAAATAAGTGTTTTCCTTCTGACGTCTCGTGTTAAAAGTCAGAGGGTCATTTGGATGAATTTCTATTATAAAAGGGTTTGCGAAAGCCCGTTTATTGATCTTTGCTGCTTTAATTTCTGTTTGTTTCGCTTTTGGTGTGGCTATGGCGCAGGGTGTAAAGTGGAGTCGATTTTCCTGAATGTAGAGGCTGTGAACACACACCGTGGTAAACCTGAGGTGAGTGCAAACACATAGCAATCAAGAAAGCATTGCCTTATGTGTGGTGCAGCAATGGTTGTTTTTtaagtgctttataaattaTAGATTGAATTTAGTTGTCtgctacgacggcgtattagggccacgtataaaaaaaatttttttagagggcgggggcaatattcagggaaaaactttataaacttgcaaatttacgccctaattttgaaccctagcactacgTCAAAACacttatttgaaacccgagccctagtttgaaaccctaatttgaaaccctagccctagttttaaaccctaatatgaaaccctagccctagtttgaaacccaaatttgaaacgctagccctagtttgaaacccaaatatgaaaccctagccctagtttgaaaccctaatttgaaaccgtagcccTGGTTCTAAACCCCAACtttgaaccctagcccttgtttgaaaccctaatttttaaccctagCACTACgtcaaaacccttatttgaaaccttagccctTGTTTGTAACTGTAATATAtgaccctagccctagttttaaaccctaattttgaaccctaccactacttcaaaaccctaatatgaaaccctagccctagtttgaaaccctaattttgaaccctagcactacgtcaaaacccttatttgaaaccttagccctTGTTTGTAACTGTAATATAtgaccctagccctagttttaaaccctaattttgaaccctaccactacttcaaaaccctaatatgaaaccctagccctagtttgaaaccctaattttgaaccctagcactacttcaaaaccctcatttgaaaccctagccctggttctaaaccctaactttgaaccctagccctagtttgaaaccctaatttggaaccctagccCTGGTtaaaaaaccctaattttgaaccctagcactacttcaaaaccctaatatgaaaccctagccctggtTCTAAACCCCAACtttgaaccctagcccttgtttgaaaccctaatttttaaccctagCACTACgtcaaaacccttatttgaaaccttagccctTGTTTGTAACTGTAATATAtgaccctagccctagttttaaaccctaattttgaaccctaccactacttcaaaaccctaatatgaaaccctagccctaatttgaaaccctaatttttaaccctagcactacttcaaaaccctcatttgaaaccctagccctcgttctaaaccctaactttgaaccctagccctagtttgaaaccctaatttggaaccctagccCTGGTtaaaaaaccctaattttgaaccctagcactacttcaaaaccctaatatgaaaccctagccctagtttgaaaccctaatttgaaacccgagccctaatttgaaaccctaatttgaaaccctacccctagtttgaaaccctaatttgaaaccctagccctggtttaaaaccctaattttgaacgctagcactacttcaaaaccctaatttgaaacccaagcccTGGTTCTAAACCCTAActttgaaccctagccctagtttgaaaccctcattttgaAGCCTAgccctttttttaaacactaatatgaaaccctagccctattttgaaaccctaatttttaaccctagcactac
This window harbors:
- the LOC144055018 gene encoding 6-phosphofructo-2-kinase/fructose-2,6-bisphosphatase 1-like isoform X3; translation: MEPARNKNNLLLPRRVRCTSTASVPQFTNSPTMIVMVGLPARGKTYISKKLTRYLNWIGVTTKVFNVGQYRRDATRAYNSFEFFKPDNAEAMKIRKACAIAALKDVCDYFNRQQGQVVVFDATNTTPERRELILGFAKENGYKVFFVESICDDPEIIAENIKQVKISGPDYINCDKDEAVADFLKRIECYKLTYVTLDDNKDRNLSYIKIFNVGSKYLVNRVQDHIQSRIVYYLMNIHVTPRSIYLCRHGESELNLVGRIGGDSGLSPGGAKFASALEAYVRKQSINDLKVWTSHMKRTIQTAEDLGVPYEQWKALNEIDAGVCEEMSYEEIQENYPEEFALRDQDKYRYRYPKGESYEDLVQRLEPVIMELERQENVLVICHQAVMRCLLAYFLDKSSDELPYLKCPLHTVLKLTPVAYGCKVESIFLNVEAVNTHRGKPENVDVDREPEEALGTVPEHS
- the LOC144055018 gene encoding 6-phosphofructo-2-kinase/fructose-2,6-bisphosphatase 1-like isoform X2; protein product: MKPTAVTQDGGAVTAGRRLRFQRPYASVPQFTNSPTMIVMVGLPARGKTYISKKLTRYLNWIGVTTKVFNVGQYRRDATRAYNSFEFFKPDNAEAMKIRKACAIAALKDVCDYFNRQQGQVVVFDATNTTPERRELILGFAKENGYKVFFVESICDDPEIIAENIKQVKISGPDYINCDKDEAVADFLKRIECYKLTYVTLDDNKDRNLSYIKIFNVGSKYLVNRVQDHIQSRIVYYLMNIHVTPRSIYLCRHGESELNLVGRIGGDSGLSPGGAKFASALEAYVRKQSINDLKVWTSHMKRTIQTAEDLGVPYEQWKALNEIDAGVCEEMSYEEIQENYPEEFALRDQDKYRYRYPKGESYEDLVQRLEPVIMELERQENVLVICHQAVMRCLLAYFLDKSSDELPYLKCPLHTVLKLTPVAYGCKVESIFLNVEAVNTHRGKPENVDVDREPEEALGTVPEHS
- the LOC144055018 gene encoding 6-phosphofructo-2-kinase/fructose-2,6-bisphosphatase-like isoform X1, translated to MSHSHSTLTQTRLEKTWVPWVPDRLSKRRGSSVPQFTNSPTMIVMVGLPARGKTYISKKLTRYLNWIGVTTKVFNVGQYRRDATRAYNSFEFFKPDNAEAMKIRKACAIAALKDVCDYFNRQQGQVVVFDATNTTPERRELILGFAKENGYKVFFVESICDDPEIIAENIKQVKISGPDYINCDKDEAVADFLKRIECYKLTYVTLDDNKDRNLSYIKIFNVGSKYLVNRVQDHIQSRIVYYLMNIHVTPRSIYLCRHGESELNLVGRIGGDSGLSPGGAKFASALEAYVRKQSINDLKVWTSHMKRTIQTAEDLGVPYEQWKALNEIDAGVCEEMSYEEIQENYPEEFALRDQDKYRYRYPKGESYEDLVQRLEPVIMELERQENVLVICHQAVMRCLLAYFLDKSSDELPYLKCPLHTVLKLTPVAYGCKVESIFLNVEAVNTHRGKPENVDVDREPEEALGTVPEHS
- the LOC144055018 gene encoding 6-phosphofructo-2-kinase/fructose-2,6-bisphosphatase-like isoform X4, yielding MSHSHSTLTQTRLEKTWVPWVPDRLSKRRGSSVPQFTNSPTMIVMVGLPARGKTYISKKLTRYLNWIGVTTKVFNVGQYRRDATRAYNSFEFFKPDNAEAMKIRKACAIAALKDVCDYFNRQQGQVVVFDATNTTPERRELILGFAKENGYKVFFVESICDDPEIIAENIKQVKISGPDYINCDKDEAVADFLKRIECYKLTYVTLDDNKDRNLSYIKIFNVGSKYLVNRVQDHIQSRIVYYLMNIHVTPRSIYLCRHGESELNLVGRIGGDSGLSPGGAKFASALEAYVRKQSINDLKVWTSHMKRTIQTAEDLGVPYEQWKALNEIDAGVCEEMSYEEIQENYPEEFALRDQDKYRYRYPKGESYEDLVQRLEPVIMELERQENVLVICHQAVMRCLLAYFLDKSSGCKVESIFLNVEAVNTHRGKPENVDVDREPEEALGTVPEHS